Genomic window (Stigmatella aurantiaca):
GCGGCCGATGCCATTCGGCTTGGTGCACCCGTGGAAGTTGACGAGCAGCCGGTTCTCCGCCGCCACCTGGGCGAGCTTCTCGTAGAGCTGCATGGTGACCTGAGAATCGCCGTCGAAGAAGTCGACCTTGACGCCGCGCACGCCCCACCCCGCCCAGCGGCTGAACAGCGTGCGCATCTGCGACTCGCTCTTGACGTCCTCGTCGTTCACCCAGAGCCAGATTCCGACGTTCTTCGTGTTCGCGTAAGTCACGAGCGAAGGCACCCAGCTCGCCTGCCAGCCTTCGTCCACCAGGTAGTACTCCCAGCCCATCGCCGAGGCGGAGTCGACGAACGAGACGTGCGTGTTGTAGTCCGATTGATTCCCGCCGGCGCGCCAGGACCAGCCCGCCCGGCCCGGCCGGATCCAGGAGGTATCGGCGATTTGAGACGGTGCGCTCAGGTTCTCGACCAGGCTCGACTCGACGAGGGTGGCGAGCGAGCCGATGACCGCGAGCCGCCAGGGGCTGTTGAACTGCCGCGACGTGTTCACGCTCGCCGCGGTGGGCCAGGACAGCCGCAGCGTATTGCCACTGCCTCCGGTCAACTGGGACGTGTGGTAGCTCCCCCCGATGTCGCTCTCGGCCAGCAGAACCCACCGAGTGCCCACCGTTGCCAGAACCGGCATCCCGAAGTTGCCACTCGCGAAGCTGCTGCGCGCCGGGTAGTAGCCCTCGTAATTCGATACGTAGGACTGCGCGTACCCCGTTGCCGTGTCCGGCAGGTTGAAGGCGCTGCTTTCACTGTAGAGGGAGAGCGCCCCGCTTCCGGGGATGCGGTAGCGGTAGGCGATGCCGTCGTTGTACGCGCGCACGGCCAGGTGCAGTTCCTGGCCGCCCTTCGAGAAGCGCAGCACGGCCTCATTGGCGGAGTTGAGGTAGCTCGCCTTCTTCCGGCCCGGCAGGGAGTAGCTCTCGTTGATGACGGTGTTGCTCTGGCTGACGAAGCTCAGACCGTTCACGAAGTCGCCAGCGCTGGTGCTGATCCCCAGCGCGGAGCTTTCGAGCACCACGGCACCGCCCTGCGTGACGGAATAGCTCAGGGCTCCCGTGGAAGGGTTGAGGCTGACGGAAATGTGGGTCGAGCCGTTGGGCGAGGACACGGTCCACTGAGCCCACGCGTGGGCGGGAACCAGGGTCAGCAGACCGATGCTCCCGAAGAGGGCACGGAGGAATGGCATCACGACGGTTCTCCTGGGCGAAGAGGGCGCCCCGACAGGGCACCCCCTCTTCCTAGCAAAACCGGATATTCAAGGACATCCTATCTACAGGGCGGGCATCGCCTTGCGCAGGCTCTCGCGCGCCTCCATCCGGGCCACCCAGGTCTTCACGCGGGGGAAGGCCTCCAGGTCCAGGCCCATGGGGGCGCGCAGCAGCAGACTGGAGACAAGCGAGAAGTCCGCGATCGTCAGCGGGCCACAGAGGAACTCCCGCTGGGCGAGGGCCCCTTCCAGGACGCCGAGGTCCCGGCGGACCTTCTCCAGACCGGCCTGGTATTTCGCCTCGTCCTTCACGCGGCCCATCATCTTGACGTAGACGGTCTCCATCATCACCTCAAGGGTGGACGGGCTGAAGGTGGTGGCCTGCCACTGCAGCCACTGCTGCACCTGGGCAATGCCCCTCGCGTCCGTGGGCATCAGCCCACTGCCGGGCTTCTGGGCCACCAGGTAACAGAGGATGGCGTTGGACTCCCAGACACAGAACCCGTCGTCGTCCTCCAGGACAGGCACCTTGCCATTGGGGTTCTTGGCGAGGAACGCGGGCGACTTGTGCTCGCCCTTCATCATGTCCACGGGAACCAGGGTCACGGGCAGGGCCAGTTCATGCACGAGGGCGATGACCTTGAAAGCAGCGGTGGACAGGGGGTTGGCATGAAGCTTCATGGGTTGGACTCCAGGGGGAAAAGAGGGCCGAACCCTAGCCCGGAGTACCCTCCCTTCGCGAATCCACTCCGCGTCACGCTTCCCCATCGCTTGGTCGACCTCGATGCTGTCGACCCGGGTAGCCTACAGCCCTACCTGGAGCAGGAGGGCGAGCCGCGAGAAGACGTCCGAGCCTTCCCGCAGCCGGGGATAGTGGTCCCAGCTGAGCGCGGCTCCCGCCGGGCCAAAGTGCAGGTCTACGAGCAACCGCAAGCCCGGCCTGGCTTCAGGGCGCACCTGCACCGGCACGCCGACCCCGAGGCCGAGACTCGGGAGGATGAGGATCTGCGGCGTTGCGTACTGTGTGAGCGGCGTGAGGACGAGCTGCTCGCGAAAGTCCGTCTCCACCGAGAGCGAGTGCAGGAAGGACTCGGGCGCGGCGAGCTGGTAGCCGAGCCGCGCCATGAAACGGGAAGAGCCCCCGAGCCGGGCGCCCACGCCCAGTTGTACGCCGCCTGGAGTCCACCACGGCTTGCGCTGCGTGAGCGCGATGTTGAACCACTCCGGCGCGCTCGCCCCCTCGATGCGCCGCTCCGCCACCGCGTGCGCACCCTGGCGCCGGACCTGCCAACCCGTCGCCTCCGGCAGCGTGCGCGCGGAGGCGTCCGGGCTGCTCCCCACCTCCCACGCCGAGGGGATGCGCACCGTGACGTGGAGCTCGGGGCTGCCCGCCCACGTGCGGATGGGCCCCAGCAGGTAGTCGATGTCCCAGTACGTGGCCCGCTGCGTTTTGGAGGACAGCAGCACGTGGCGCGCTTGCACCGCAGGCCACTCATACCCCGAGGACAGGAAGCGCCGCTCGAGCCGCACCACGCCTCGCACCACCAACTCCCCTCCCCGCTCCGGCGGCAGCGTGAGGGTGAATCCGAAACGTTCCACCGAGGTGCGCGCGAGCTGCCCGAGCGCTTCCTCGGATGTGGACTCGGGTGAGTCCCTCTGTCCCTGCGCCAGAGGGAGTGGCTCTCCGTCGAACGCCACGCTCACCTCGCGCACACGGATACCCAGAAAGGCGGCGTCGATGACCTCCGCCTCGGAGGTGCTGTTGCGCAGCCGGTAGCGCGCCTCGAAGCGGCAGGCCTCCTCGCGCTCCGCCCCCGAGCAGTCGAAAGACAACTCCTCGCCGAGCACCTCCGAGCGCGTGCGCGCGCTCCCCGGAGACAGGGTGAAAGCCGACGGCGCGCGTGTGGATGCGGCCACATTGGCAGCGGCAGGCCCGGCAACGAGGAGGCAGAAGAAGGAAGCGAGGCGAGCCGTCATGTCCGCCATTGTCACTCAAGCCCGAGGCTGAGGCTCAGTCCCTGAGAACGGCGGGTGGTTCTGTGTGGAAGCGGCGGCATTCGAAGCCGTGTAGGGGAAACCGGCCCGCTCTGAAAATCGGCCCCTTGAAGCGTCCGCACGCGTCCAGGGCGGGCGCGTCGGCGCGGCTCTTGGGATATGGCGAGCGTCCAGGCAGGCCACGTCGGACACAGGCCGGGTGGTGCGCGCCTGCGCAACAGGGGCGCCGTGGTTCCGATAGTTCCGGGGCTGACTGATCCCGCAGCTTCTAT
Coding sequences:
- a CDS encoding glycoside hydrolase family 97 catalytic domain-containing protein — encoded protein: MPFLRALFGSIGLLTLVPAHAWAQWTVSSPNGSTHISVSLNPSTGALSYSVTQGGAVVLESSALGISTSAGDFVNGLSFVSQSNTVINESYSLPGRKKASYLNSANEAVLRFSKGGQELHLAVRAYNDGIAYRYRIPGSGALSLYSESSAFNLPDTATGYAQSYVSNYEGYYPARSSFASGNFGMPVLATVGTRWVLLAESDIGGSYHTSQLTGGSGNTLRLSWPTAASVNTSRQFNSPWRLAVIGSLATLVESSLVENLSAPSQIADTSWIRPGRAGWSWRAGGNQSDYNTHVSFVDSASAMGWEYYLVDEGWQASWVPSLVTYANTKNVGIWLWVNDEDVKSESQMRTLFSRWAGWGVRGVKVDFFDGDSQVTMQLYEKLAQVAAENRLLVNFHGCTKPNGIGRKWPNVLSQEGVFGAEQGELSAAHNLSLLFTRGAIGSMDYTPGAYSNAGGQTTWAHQTALPVLFASYVQHYSDHGAMYRDSVAREFLRALPSTWDDTRLLEGNPSQYATLARRRGDDWYVGTISSGAGRTAAIPLSFLTAGTNYTAHIYMDGTSDNDIAYQVQQVSSTSVLNIPVRANGGAAIRITSQSVPVVPSAIYKIINRQSGKALAVRNASRSDGAEVIQWAYVDSTTNDEWRLVDAGGGYYGLLNRNSGRTLDVYDASATAGAKLIQYTSRGGTNQQWQLADVGGGYVRIVSRNSGMVLDVEAASLADGASVIQWPWSGDANQQWQLVQVGSVP
- a CDS encoding glutathione S-transferase family protein; the encoded protein is MKLHANPLSTAAFKVIALVHELALPVTLVPVDMMKGEHKSPAFLAKNPNGKVPVLEDDDGFCVWESNAILCYLVAQKPGSGLMPTDARGIAQVQQWLQWQATTFSPSTLEVMMETVYVKMMGRVKDEAKYQAGLEKVRRDLGVLEGALAQREFLCGPLTIADFSLVSSLLLRAPMGLDLEAFPRVKTWVARMEARESLRKAMPAL